In Dyadobacter subterraneus, a single genomic region encodes these proteins:
- a CDS encoding amidohydrolase family protein, translated as MIFSAHQAMADVAADSVKVTLTEGTNMATDLSPDKKLIAVDIQGTIWSIPIAGGDAKALTDGMGDDRQPRWSPDGNRIAFQSFRDGYYHIWAVNKDGSGLTQLTFGVFDEREPEWSPDGKFLVFSSDRGGNYDIWKMDLSTSTLTQLTNDPANDYFPAYAADGGKIAFVSERTSGPGIYLLNTDGSQKLVVKNTAKLAAPSFNPAGTHIFFNTFTGAYSNLEDVEISTGHATALTLPCEDVFPFRASWISPQEYLYSADGKIKRAKVGEKTASTIAFKAVATVTKASYTRKTYDFNSGKPKTVKGIKGLNVSPDGKSFVFSALGDLWILHKGTTIPKQLTKDAFLDADPTFSPDGNTIAFLTDRSGVMNLWLHDVKTGKQTQLAKTEYDINYPVFSPDGTKIAFYQADSKNSWGRGTLQTIEVKSGKIEKIHESLFVPSQPSWSADGKTIALSGLEVYSTRYREGINKILLVSLDKKPDRFVSPVSERSLGTRAKNGPAWSPDGKTIAYVQDGLLWIIAVDPSGTIVGPPRGLTHELSEVPSWTADSKTLVYMATDTIKQIRIADGKVESIPMNFKWDYKQPKETIVIHAGKIFDGRNKEYVKNVDIIIEGNRIKDILPHKAGRAGKLVDASDKTIIPGLFEMHTHQHAMAGAKLGRLWLAYGITSLRETGADPYDALERKESWDSGTLTGPREFFTGGLTDGSRIYYGLANSVHSTAQLDLELERASQLGYDMIKTYVRMPDILQQRITNYAHQIGIPVSSHEIFPAMRYGVDAVEHIGGTSRRGYSPKISQMNFTYQDVTELLVKSQMNITPTASLQGGFYAMAAKNPDYYENKQFKVFYSEEFRKGLKDAASQIEKMIPGYLSNFGTIQKTVKSLIASGARVTAGTDSPFVPYAMSLHSELQCWVDGGISPFETLRSATLWSAEAVGVSKDLGTIEKGKLADLVIVDGDPLVKIEDAWNVKQVMKNGILFSLEDLLKQP; from the coding sequence TTGATATTTTCAGCTCATCAGGCGATGGCCGATGTTGCCGCAGATTCTGTCAAAGTAACATTGACAGAAGGTACCAACATGGCCACTGATTTATCTCCGGACAAAAAACTTATTGCAGTCGATATCCAGGGAACAATCTGGAGCATACCAATAGCAGGTGGCGACGCTAAGGCATTAACGGATGGTATGGGTGACGACCGTCAGCCGCGCTGGTCACCTGATGGAAACCGGATCGCTTTTCAGTCATTTCGTGATGGATATTATCATATTTGGGCAGTCAACAAAGACGGTTCCGGGCTGACGCAACTAACGTTCGGCGTTTTTGATGAACGGGAACCGGAATGGTCGCCTGATGGTAAGTTTCTTGTTTTTTCATCGGATCGTGGTGGGAATTATGACATCTGGAAAATGGATCTTTCTACAAGCACTTTGACTCAGTTAACCAACGATCCTGCGAATGATTATTTCCCTGCTTATGCGGCTGATGGCGGTAAAATTGCCTTTGTATCAGAACGTACCTCCGGACCGGGAATTTATCTTTTAAATACTGACGGCTCTCAGAAACTGGTCGTGAAAAATACTGCAAAACTTGCTGCGCCATCTTTTAACCCTGCCGGAACACATATTTTTTTCAACACCTTTACCGGTGCTTATAGTAATCTGGAAGATGTTGAAATTTCAACGGGGCATGCAACTGCTTTGACACTTCCGTGTGAAGATGTTTTCCCATTCCGGGCCAGCTGGATTTCCCCACAAGAATATTTATATAGTGCAGACGGAAAAATCAAACGCGCCAAAGTGGGTGAAAAAACGGCAAGTACTATTGCTTTCAAAGCAGTTGCCACTGTCACCAAAGCATCATACACCAGAAAAACATACGATTTCAATAGTGGTAAGCCCAAAACAGTAAAAGGCATAAAAGGACTGAATGTTTCACCTGACGGGAAAAGTTTTGTTTTTTCTGCTTTGGGCGATCTCTGGATTTTGCATAAGGGAACTACAATTCCAAAGCAGTTGACCAAAGATGCTTTTCTGGATGCTGATCCTACCTTTTCACCGGATGGAAATACCATAGCGTTTCTTACCGACCGCTCAGGCGTAATGAACCTTTGGCTGCATGATGTGAAAACAGGAAAGCAAACGCAGCTTGCCAAAACCGAATATGATATCAATTATCCGGTTTTCTCTCCTGATGGGACCAAAATTGCTTTCTATCAGGCAGATTCAAAGAATTCCTGGGGCAGAGGAACACTTCAAACCATCGAGGTAAAATCAGGAAAGATCGAAAAAATCCATGAATCACTTTTTGTACCAAGTCAGCCAAGCTGGTCGGCAGACGGAAAAACGATTGCGCTTTCAGGACTGGAAGTTTATTCGACGCGTTACCGTGAAGGAATTAACAAGATTTTGCTTGTATCGCTTGATAAAAAACCGGACCGTTTTGTATCGCCCGTTTCTGAGCGTTCTCTGGGAACGCGTGCTAAAAACGGACCGGCCTGGTCGCCTGATGGAAAGACGATTGCCTATGTGCAGGATGGTTTATTATGGATAATTGCTGTGGATCCTTCGGGTACAATTGTTGGGCCTCCGAGAGGGCTGACTCATGAATTATCAGAAGTGCCAAGCTGGACGGCAGATTCCAAAACGCTGGTATACATGGCGACGGACACTATTAAACAAATCCGTATTGCGGACGGAAAAGTTGAGTCCATTCCGATGAATTTTAAATGGGATTACAAGCAGCCCAAAGAAACGATCGTAATCCACGCCGGAAAAATTTTTGACGGCAGAAATAAAGAATATGTTAAAAATGTCGATATTATCATTGAAGGAAACCGGATCAAAGATATCCTCCCGCATAAAGCAGGACGAGCGGGAAAACTGGTAGATGCATCTGACAAAACGATCATTCCCGGGTTGTTTGAAATGCATACACATCAGCACGCAATGGCTGGGGCAAAACTGGGACGTTTATGGCTTGCGTATGGTATCACTTCTTTGAGAGAAACCGGTGCGGATCCATATGACGCTTTGGAAAGAAAGGAATCCTGGGATAGCGGAACGCTTACAGGACCACGTGAATTTTTTACCGGCGGTTTGACGGACGGCAGCCGGATTTATTATGGATTGGCAAATAGCGTACATTCTACTGCACAGCTTGATCTGGAACTGGAACGCGCCTCCCAACTTGGCTATGACATGATCAAAACGTATGTCCGGATGCCGGATATTTTACAGCAGCGGATTACCAATTATGCACATCAGATTGGTATTCCGGTGTCATCTCACGAAATTTTTCCGGCGATGCGTTACGGCGTGGATGCGGTTGAACATATTGGTGGTACGAGCCGCCGGGGATATTCACCGAAAATTTCTCAAATGAATTTTACTTATCAGGACGTAACAGAGCTGCTGGTAAAATCTCAAATGAATATCACACCGACTGCATCCCTGCAAGGCGGTTTTTACGCCATGGCGGCAAAAAATCCTGATTATTATGAAAATAAGCAGTTCAAGGTTTTTTATTCAGAGGAATTCAGAAAAGGACTGAAAGATGCAGCTTCACAAATTGAAAAAATGATTCCCGGATATCTGTCTAATTTTGGTACGATTCAAAAAACGGTTAAAAGCCTGATCGCCAGCGGTGCAAGAGTGACTGCGGGTACCGACAGCCCGTTTGTCCCTTATGCGATGAGTCTTCATTCTGAGTTGCAATGCTGGGTTGATGGCGGAATTTCTCCTTTCGAAACACTTCGTTCCGCTACATTATGGTCTGCTGAGGCAGTGGGAGTGAGCAAAGATCTTGGCACAATTGAAAAAGGAAAACTGGCGGATCTTGTCATTGTTGACGGAGATCCGCTTGTAAAAATTGAAGATGCCTGGAATGTGAAACAAGTTATGAAAAACGGAATCCTTTTCTCGCTTGAAGATCTTTTAAAACAGCCTTAA
- a CDS encoding tyrosine-protein phosphatase, translating into MKNLFLLFYFSLLFSSCSVKLPKSYSEKSLKEENYLENYRNNYTLHFNKSTVSEINLQNTPNLFKWNKTDDPVLLKDYKTRPYFNLISKSDTITVSNRHIDFKNVINFRDIGGIKTMEGKTVRWGKIFRSDNLAGLKKSEFRKFNDLHIQTVYDLRTANEIKGKEDKLPENVNYVHFSTVKDNGDLLAQLKNKVINGEISEEKSIELTLELYTGCVSENLPTVRTLLQKVLASDEPVLYHCSAGKDRTGMTTALILSILKVDRKTIMDEYLLSNYYRKDKIEKMLGKVKLAKVVKRHINTKVIENFMKVDERYLNATFEVIDKKYGGMDKFIKNELQIDDKSRNELIRKLTY; encoded by the coding sequence ATGAAGAATCTGTTTCTTTTATTTTATTTTTCACTGCTGTTTTCCTCTTGCAGTGTAAAGCTGCCAAAGTCCTACTCTGAAAAATCGCTTAAAGAGGAGAATTACCTTGAAAATTACCGAAACAATTACACGCTTCATTTTAATAAAAGCACAGTCTCAGAAATTAATCTTCAAAATACGCCTAACCTTTTTAAGTGGAATAAGACGGACGATCCGGTTTTGCTGAAGGACTATAAGACAAGGCCTTATTTCAATTTAATTTCCAAAAGTGATACGATTACCGTTTCCAACCGGCACATTGATTTTAAAAATGTGATCAATTTCAGAGATATTGGAGGCATTAAAACAATGGAAGGAAAAACGGTTCGGTGGGGTAAAATATTCCGTTCCGATAATCTGGCCGGATTGAAAAAAAGTGAATTCCGTAAGTTTAATGATCTGCATATTCAGACAGTTTACGACTTGCGAACTGCGAATGAAATAAAAGGAAAGGAAGATAAGCTTCCGGAAAATGTCAATTATGTACATTTTTCAACGGTGAAGGATAATGGCGATTTACTGGCCCAATTGAAAAACAAGGTTATAAATGGCGAAATTTCCGAAGAGAAATCAATCGAACTAACGCTGGAACTCTATACAGGATGCGTGTCTGAAAATCTGCCGACTGTACGAACACTTCTGCAAAAGGTCCTGGCTTCGGATGAACCGGTTTTATACCATTGCTCAGCCGGAAAAGATCGAACAGGCATGACCACTGCGCTAATTCTTTCGATTCTTAAAGTGGATAGAAAAACGATTATGGATGAATATCTTCTTTCCAATTATTACCGGAAAGACAAGATCGAAAAAATGCTGGGTAAGGTGAAACTGGCAAAAGTGGTCAAGCGTCATATCAATACAAAAGTGATCGAAAACTTTATGAAAGTGGATGAACGCTATCTGAACGCAACTTTTGAGGTAATTGATAAAAAATACGGAGGCATGGACAAATTCATCAAAAATGAACTGCAAATTGATGACAAATCAAGAAATGAGCTGATCAGGAAATTAACCTATTAG
- a CDS encoding BamA/TamA family outer membrane protein, giving the protein MFLFTCIPVEEVFAQKKPGFIKRFIQKSVSDTTSPGKSSFRIYPTLAYAPETSFEFGFSSLFLFQAKQDSLNRLSEIQAFTFVTLEAQYGIWLDNAIYGDKDKWFILGRTRFQRFPLLYYGIGPETNGKEPALIDANYILLKQRVLRKIIPNLFLGPEVDYQQLYNTKFNQPDGHDVYEPPLGSHGTRNLGLGAALVFDNRHNVLNVRKGFFGEVSFLKYNQRLASDYNFYGFNVDVRSSHKTNERNVLAWQVYGNFMTGDIPFNQLALMGGEMIMRGFYTGRYRDKNMLAFQTEHRWLPFKFSKRIGGTVFAAAAVVAPQVSEFSWKHIRPSGGVGLRYLLFPKKDIFLRLDVGFTKEGPGFYLFTGEAF; this is encoded by the coding sequence TTGTTTTTATTTACCTGTATTCCCGTTGAAGAGGTTTTTGCGCAAAAGAAGCCGGGATTTATAAAACGCTTTATACAGAAATCCGTTTCAGATACCACATCGCCCGGAAAATCCAGTTTCCGGATTTATCCCACGCTGGCATATGCGCCGGAAACCAGTTTCGAATTTGGATTTTCTTCCCTTTTTTTATTTCAGGCCAAACAGGATTCTCTAAACCGTCTGAGCGAAATTCAGGCTTTTACGTTTGTGACGCTTGAAGCACAATATGGCATCTGGCTCGACAACGCCATTTATGGAGATAAAGACAAATGGTTTATTTTAGGAAGAACACGTTTTCAGCGGTTCCCGCTTTTGTATTACGGTATAGGGCCTGAGACAAATGGAAAGGAGCCGGCGCTTATTGATGCGAATTATATTTTGCTAAAACAGCGCGTGTTAAGAAAGATAATTCCAAATCTTTTCCTTGGGCCGGAAGTTGATTATCAGCAATTATACAATACGAAATTTAATCAACCTGATGGACATGACGTTTACGAACCACCTTTGGGAAGTCACGGAACCCGAAATCTTGGTTTGGGAGCAGCGCTTGTTTTTGATAACAGGCATAACGTGCTCAATGTCAGAAAAGGCTTTTTCGGCGAAGTCTCCTTTTTGAAATATAACCAGCGACTTGCCAGCGATTATAATTTTTACGGATTTAATGTCGATGTCCGTTCGTCTCACAAAACCAATGAACGGAATGTTTTGGCCTGGCAGGTATATGGCAATTTCATGACGGGCGATATTCCTTTTAACCAGCTTGCTTTGATGGGCGGAGAAATGATCATGCGCGGATTCTATACCGGCCGTTATCGTGACAAAAATATGCTGGCTTTTCAAACCGAACATCGCTGGCTTCCTTTCAAATTCAGTAAGCGGATAGGAGGAACCGTTTTTGCCGCCGCCGCCGTCGTTGCTCCACAGGTTAGTGAATTCAGCTGGAAACACATCCGGCCTTCGGGAGGTGTAGGATTGCGGTATTTATTATTTCCCAAGAAGGATATTTTCCTGAGACTTGACGTAGGTTTTACAAAAGAAGGTCCCGGATTTTACCTTTTTACAGGAGAGGCATTTTAG
- a CDS encoding RNA polymerase sigma factor produces the protein MNIINFRNNHKSSSNSEEQNFESIIAGCLVQNNQAQRLLYKQYFGYAKSICLRYTSCAEEVDEVLNEGFLKVFTHLKEYDSTYPFKVWIRTIMINTAISYYRKHKKHNENRASYEDAPYLGFEEDIVSQITAEEILLLIQQIKPKYKNVFLLYVVDGYNHREIADLMEMNEATVRSHYVRARVQLQQLIKKNYPHLFPVDWSARIAQDRYSEVIQAAG, from the coding sequence ATGAATATTATCAATTTTAGAAACAATCATAAAAGCAGCTCAAACAGCGAAGAGCAAAATTTTGAATCCATCATTGCCGGCTGTCTGGTTCAAAACAATCAGGCGCAGCGGCTTTTATACAAACAGTATTTTGGTTATGCAAAAAGTATTTGTCTGCGTTACACATCCTGTGCAGAAGAAGTGGATGAGGTTTTGAATGAAGGATTTTTGAAGGTTTTTACGCATTTGAAAGAATACGATTCAACCTATCCATTCAAGGTTTGGATCAGGACAATCATGATTAATACTGCGATCAGCTATTACCGTAAGCACAAAAAACATAATGAAAACCGCGCTTCATATGAAGACGCCCCGTATCTCGGATTTGAAGAAGATATCGTTAGCCAGATCACGGCCGAAGAAATCCTTTTGTTGATTCAGCAGATCAAACCAAAATATAAGAATGTATTTCTTTTGTATGTTGTCGACGGCTACAACCACAGGGAAATTGCAGATTTGATGGAAATGAATGAGGCCACAGTAAGGTCACATTACGTACGCGCACGTGTGCAGTTGCAGCAATTGATCAAAAAAAATTATCCTCATCTTTTCCCGGTTGACTGGTCTGCCCGAATAGCGCAGGATAGATATTCTGAGGTGATTCAGGCAGCTGGCTAA
- a CDS encoding porin family protein, giving the protein MKNLSIIIITIFSLSINTYAQEVNKDSLQSLKDEKKNIEISKSINDRKTDLAKSQNDLIQKTQEVEKTAADAQKAADENKALAARLGKDPQNKKLASDASKAARRAERSAKKARNAADDQQKLTKDIASLQSKIAEDEAKLGVQTSVATTSIQPATTQRIDPQPVANGALQSPVPSNQQVMGNSGMPSPQVITQNINIDSLRTAQNAQGIAQKVVEATYKNYPQQNGQPSIIINNIIIPSDYERPKAAVNGPRPEMAQMSAQERDEYEDYKAWKKQRNADNLNRADQRRYTENREENFKNETQQLPSQNNKLTFKERFGKRTPRNSGLWVIPVVGVHASSFKADFSDGKADGRIGWNAGLDFRIHEKRFFIQPGVHYFSSSMRISSEDSLSNAPLLSGPRIQSLKVPLLLGLYLTKANKGFFKMNVKAGATGTYVLAVDKSDQRQFDRDNIEDFSYGLNAGIGLEFGLITLDISHEWGMSTLFKDSNNKNNVLRATIGLKL; this is encoded by the coding sequence ATGAAAAATTTATCGATTATCATTATTACAATATTTAGTTTGTCCATCAATACCTACGCACAGGAAGTAAACAAGGATTCGCTTCAATCCTTGAAGGACGAAAAGAAAAACATTGAAATCAGCAAAAGTATCAATGATCGGAAAACGGATTTGGCAAAAAGCCAAAATGACCTGATTCAGAAAACACAGGAAGTTGAAAAAACGGCGGCTGATGCTCAGAAAGCGGCGGATGAAAATAAAGCACTGGCAGCACGATTGGGAAAAGATCCGCAAAATAAAAAACTGGCAAGTGATGCGAGCAAGGCGGCACGCCGGGCTGAAAGAAGCGCAAAAAAAGCAAGAAACGCAGCTGATGATCAACAAAAACTGACCAAAGATATTGCTTCACTTCAAAGTAAAATTGCAGAAGATGAAGCAAAACTTGGAGTGCAAACTTCTGTTGCAACGACAAGCATCCAACCTGCGACTACTCAGCGCATCGACCCACAACCTGTTGCAAATGGCGCCTTACAATCACCAGTACCTTCTAACCAGCAGGTAATGGGAAATTCAGGAATGCCCTCGCCTCAGGTTATCACACAAAATATTAATATCGATTCGCTTCGGACGGCACAGAATGCGCAGGGAATTGCTCAGAAAGTAGTTGAGGCGACTTATAAAAATTACCCGCAGCAGAACGGCCAGCCGTCGATCATTATTAACAACATTATCATTCCTTCGGATTACGAGCGTCCAAAAGCAGCAGTAAATGGTCCGCGTCCTGAAATGGCACAAATGAGTGCGCAGGAAAGAGACGAATATGAAGACTATAAAGCATGGAAAAAACAAAGAAATGCAGATAATCTCAATAGGGCTGACCAGCGTCGTTACACTGAAAATCGCGAAGAGAATTTTAAAAATGAGACTCAGCAATTACCTTCTCAAAATAACAAATTGACTTTCAAAGAACGTTTTGGAAAAAGAACGCCAAGAAATTCTGGCTTATGGGTAATACCGGTTGTCGGCGTTCACGCATCGAGTTTCAAGGCTGATTTCAGTGATGGAAAAGCAGATGGACGTATCGGTTGGAATGCTGGTCTTGATTTCAGGATTCATGAAAAAAGATTTTTTATCCAGCCGGGAGTACATTATTTCAGCTCATCGATGCGCATCAGTTCGGAGGATAGCTTATCCAATGCTCCTTTGCTTTCCGGACCAAGAATTCAATCACTGAAAGTTCCTTTGCTGCTTGGACTTTATTTAACTAAGGCCAATAAAGGATTCTTTAAAATGAATGTTAAAGCCGGGGCGACAGGAACTTATGTACTTGCCGTTGACAAGAGCGATCAAAGACAATTTGACAGAGATAACATCGAAGATTTTTCTTATGGTTTAAATGCAGGTATAGGACTGGAATTCGGTCTGATCACTTTGGATATTTCACATGAGTGGGGGATGAGCACTTTGTTCAAAGACAGCAACAATAAAAATAATGTGCTTCGCGCTACGATTGGTTTGAAGCTTTAA
- a CDS encoding TetR/AcrR family transcriptional regulator — protein MKYNPKQLKIIEVAEKLFSEKGFSGTSIRDISQEAEVNVSMISYYFGSKDKLIESLFALRSHEFISKLDDLLRDLDLSPVQKVNLMIDWVLNRLIEKHCFHNIVLREQLAGDARSPIIADLLDEMKANNLAAMKKIIQEGQQTGEFKSDVDVLMLSTTLFGTTNQSLSTQRFYRKVHGLQNSTQQELENHLRQNLSVHLKKFFRFSLVQELNQTIDG, from the coding sequence ATGAAATACAATCCAAAACAGTTAAAGATTATTGAAGTAGCCGAAAAGCTATTTTCTGAAAAAGGATTCTCAGGAACTTCTATCCGGGATATTTCTCAGGAAGCTGAGGTAAATGTGTCGATGATATCCTATTATTTCGGCTCGAAGGATAAACTCATTGAATCGCTCTTTGCCCTCCGTTCTCACGAGTTCATATCAAAACTTGATGATCTTTTAAGAGACCTGGATCTGTCACCAGTTCAAAAAGTAAACCTGATGATTGATTGGGTTCTAAACCGCTTGATAGAAAAACACTGTTTCCATAACATTGTTTTAAGAGAGCAGCTAGCGGGAGATGCCCGTAGCCCAATCATTGCTGATTTGCTCGATGAAATGAAGGCTAATAACCTTGCTGCCATGAAAAAAATCATTCAGGAAGGACAGCAAACCGGAGAATTTAAAAGTGATGTTGATGTACTGATGCTGTCAACGACACTTTTTGGCACTACTAATCAATCACTTAGCACGCAGCGTTTTTACCGGAAAGTTCACGGTCTTCAAAATTCTACGCAGCAGGAATTGGAAAATCATCTTAGGCAAAATTTAAGTGTTCACCTCAAAAAATTTTTTCGCTTCTCGCTTGTTCAGGAATTAAACCAAACAATTGACGGTTAG
- a CDS encoding sodium:solute symporter, translating to MSYLDWIVLSLTLTFIVAYGIYKSRENNSIDSYLLADQSLPWYHVTLSLMATQASAITFLSAPGQAYTDGMRFVQFYFGLPLAMVVLCITFVPKFGKLKIFTAYEFLEGRFDLRTRTLTSFLFLLQRGLSTGLSIYAPSLILSSILGWDITLTNIISGGIVMLYTVSGGAQAVSHTHLQQMGIVTVGMVIAGFMVVKLLPDNVSFSDALHVAGKMGKTNLIDFSFDLNNRYNVWSGLIGGFFLQLSYFGTDQSQVGRYLTGSSQGQSKLGLAMNGLLKIPMQFLILLVGVLVFAFYQFTNPPLFFNQVEVDKIRKTEFARDFKVLEDQHTLIQKEKRPHVIALTDALNKKDESAVDKARTVLAADENKVKEVRGKAQTLLSKANGGEVNDVNYIFLRFVIDYLPVGMLGLLIAVILLASMGSVAAAYNSLASCTVMDIYKRMYHKDNENIDYVKASRWATFFWGIFCIVVAQYASRLGSMIEAVNVLGSLFYGVILGIFLVAFYFKSIGGRAVFYASVLGEIFVVLSYWKDLTAFLWLNLIGCVLVIGFAFVIEKIWPQKSPEKAPTSTL from the coding sequence ATGAGCTACCTTGACTGGATTGTACTTTCTTTAACACTTACGTTTATTGTTGCCTACGGTATTTACAAAAGCCGTGAAAATAATAGTATTGATTCTTATCTTCTTGCTGATCAATCACTTCCGTGGTATCATGTAACCTTGTCACTGATGGCTACACAGGCCAGTGCTATTACATTTCTTTCTGCCCCCGGGCAGGCCTATACGGATGGGATGCGGTTTGTGCAGTTTTATTTCGGTCTGCCGCTGGCGATGGTTGTGCTCTGCATTACGTTTGTTCCCAAATTTGGAAAACTGAAAATATTTACGGCCTACGAGTTTCTTGAAGGCCGTTTCGATCTGAGAACACGTACTTTAACATCTTTTCTTTTCCTTTTACAAAGGGGACTTTCAACCGGACTTTCCATTTATGCGCCGTCGTTGATTCTGTCTTCTATTTTAGGCTGGGATATTACGCTGACAAACATAATATCTGGTGGAATTGTTATGCTTTACACCGTTTCAGGTGGCGCACAGGCCGTTTCCCACACACATTTACAGCAAATGGGTATCGTAACAGTCGGTATGGTCATTGCCGGTTTTATGGTTGTCAAACTTTTACCGGATAATGTTTCCTTCTCGGACGCGCTGCATGTGGCAGGAAAAATGGGAAAAACCAACCTGATCGATTTTAGTTTTGATTTGAATAACCGATATAACGTTTGGTCGGGATTAATTGGCGGTTTCTTTTTGCAGCTTTCCTATTTTGGAACCGATCAATCGCAGGTTGGAAGATATCTTACCGGAAGCTCGCAGGGTCAAAGCAAACTTGGTCTGGCGATGAACGGACTTTTAAAAATTCCCATGCAGTTTTTGATCCTTCTTGTGGGAGTGCTGGTTTTTGCATTTTATCAGTTTACAAATCCGCCTCTGTTTTTTAATCAGGTGGAAGTTGATAAGATCCGGAAAACCGAATTTGCCCGGGATTTTAAAGTACTGGAAGATCAGCATACTTTAATTCAAAAAGAAAAAAGACCGCATGTCATTGCGCTCACCGATGCACTTAATAAGAAAGATGAATCGGCGGTTGACAAAGCACGTACCGTTTTAGCAGCCGATGAAAACAAAGTCAAGGAGGTACGAGGCAAAGCACAAACACTTTTATCCAAAGCCAACGGTGGAGAAGTGAATGATGTCAATTATATTTTTCTTCGTTTTGTGATTGATTATCTGCCGGTCGGGATGCTGGGACTTTTGATTGCAGTCATTCTTTTGGCCTCGATGGGTTCGGTTGCTGCGGCTTATAATTCACTGGCTTCCTGCACGGTTATGGATATTTACAAACGGATGTATCATAAGGACAATGAAAACATAGATTATGTAAAAGCTTCCCGCTGGGCTACTTTTTTCTGGGGGATTTTTTGCATTGTTGTTGCCCAATATGCAAGCCGGCTTGGCAGTATGATTGAAGCTGTCAACGTTTTAGGTTCATTGTTTTACGGAGTAATTTTAGGAATATTCCTTGTTGCCTTTTACTTTAAAAGCATAGGTGGCCGTGCCGTTTTTTACGCATCTGTGCTGGGGGAAATTTTTGTAGTACTTAGTTATTGGAAAGATCTTACCGCATTTTTGTGGCTAAATTTGATTGGATGCGTACTTGTGATCGGTTTTGCCTTTGTCATAGAGAAAATCTGGCCGCAGAAATCTCCTGAAAAAGCGCCAACCTCCACCTTGTAA
- a CDS encoding tryptophan-rich sensory protein yields MKKTLQLSNIIALVVTIIMNYLSNTGVFNQSTMATVSAKYQNLFTPAGYAFSIWGLIYIGLIAFAIYQSQGLFNNKETPAVVEKIGWMFVISCIANCLWILAWLYDYTGASVIIMTVLLLSLCSIIIRTRMEFDLITFKRVALEWWPFAIYFGWITVAIIANVAAYLTKIQWDGFGISAENWTITMILAAMLINLFVTWNRNLRESASVGVWALIAVAVANWEVNKTVAYTAIAASVVIFISCGAQSYKNKGKAFII; encoded by the coding sequence ATGAAAAAGACCCTGCAACTATCCAATATTATCGCGCTTGTTGTTACAATAATTATGAATTACCTGTCAAATACAGGCGTTTTCAATCAAAGTACAATGGCCACCGTTTCGGCTAAATACCAGAATTTATTTACACCGGCCGGTTATGCATTTTCGATCTGGGGATTGATTTATATTGGCTTGATTGCTTTTGCGATTTACCAGAGTCAGGGGCTTTTTAATAATAAAGAAACTCCTGCCGTGGTTGAAAAAATCGGATGGATGTTTGTGATTTCCTGTATCGCAAATTGTCTGTGGATTCTGGCGTGGCTTTATGATTACACAGGGGCGTCCGTAATCATCATGACCGTTCTTTTATTATCACTTTGCAGCATCATCATCCGCACGCGAATGGAATTTGACCTGATTACTTTCAAACGGGTAGCTCTCGAATGGTGGCCATTTGCGATCTATTTTGGCTGGATTACCGTTGCCATTATAGCTAATGTTGCTGCCTATCTTACCAAAATTCAATGGGATGGATTTGGAATTTCCGCAGAAAACTGGACGATCACTATGATTTTGGCGGCGATGCTCATCAATTTATTTGTAACCTGGAACAGAAATCTTCGCGAATCGGCATCTGTTGGAGTCTGGGCGCTTATAGCAGTGGCGGTTGCAAATTGGGAGGTTAACAAAACCGTTGCTTATACCGCTATCGCTGCTTCCGTTGTAATTTTTATCAGCTGCGGAGCTCAGAGTTATAAAAATAAGGGAAAGGCATTTATTATATAA